A single genomic interval of Salmo trutta chromosome 13, fSalTru1.1, whole genome shotgun sequence harbors:
- the LOC115206057 gene encoding XIAP-associated factor 1, whose translation MADKEEDTTRICDQCHKEVAVSNFALHESHCQRFLCLCPDCDEHVPRELLELHHQNQHSQVKCTKCDKKVASCKLLNHECKARLQRCEFCPVELPLSAMAEHSVACGSRTERCSDCGCYITLRDQPEHAQICPDLHVPENPSPPSSNSRRTAVVCRSCMRSFPLEEMAEHQLECDHKSEESKGDDDEEDGSHKQEQASPRLTSSMKSALFSAQGRRQGGDVDQISTCPHCHLALPVVTLRWHEVKCQIHVNLK comes from the exons ATGGCAGACAAGGAAGAGGACACAACCCGTATCTGTGACCAGTG TCACAAGGAGGTGGCTGTGTCCAACTTTGCCTTGCACGAGTCCCACTGCCAGCGGTTCCTATGCCTGTGTCCAGACTGTGATGAGCATGTTCCCAGAGAGCTATTGGAGCTGCACCATCAGAACCAGCACAGCCAG GTGAAGTGCACCAAGTGCGACAAAAAGGTGGCGAGTTGCAAGCTCCTGAACCATGAG TGTAAGGCAAGGCTGCAGCGCTGTGAGTTCTGCCCGGTGGAGCTGCCGCTGTCGGCCATGGCGGAGCACAGCGTGGCGTGTGGCAGTCGCACCGAGCGCTGCTCCGACTGCGGATGCTACATCACTCTGAGGGACCAGCCGGAGCATGCTCAGATCTGCCCTGACCTCCATGTTCCCGAAAACCCCTCCCCGCCATCCTCCAACA GCAGGCGAACAGCAGTGGTTTGCAGGAGCTGTATGAGGTCTTTCCCATTGGAGGAGATGGCGGAACATCAG CTGGAGTGTGACCACAAATCAGAGGAGTCTAaaggtgatgatgatgaggaagatGGCAGCCACAAACAGGAGCAGGCCAGTCCTCGTTTGACCAGTTCTATGAAGTCTGCATTGTTCTCAGCTCAAGGCAGGAGGCAGGGGGGGGATGTTGACCAGATCAGCACCTGTCCTCACTGTCACCTGGCTCTCCCCGTAGTCACACTACGATGGCATGAG GTCAAATGTCAGATCCATGTCAACTTGAAATGA